A region from the Pseudomonas promysalinigenes genome encodes:
- the gabT gene encoding 4-aminobutyrate--2-oxoglutarate transaminase, translating into MSKTNESLMQRRVAAVPRGVGQIHPIFVESAKNSTVIDVEGRELIDFAGGIAVLNTGHLHPKVVAAVQEQLTKVSHTCFQVLAYEPYVELCEKINKLVPGDFDKKTLLVSTGSEAVENAVKIARAATGRAGVIAFTGGYHGRTMMTLGLTGKVVPYSAGMGLMPGGIFRALFPSELHGISVDDAIASVERIFKNDAEPRDIAAIILEPVQGEGGFLPAPKELMKRLRELCDKHGILLIADEVQTGAGRTGTFFAMEQMGVAPDLTTFAKSIAGGFPLAGVCGKAEIMDAIAPGGLGGTYAGSPIACAAALAVIQVFEEEKLLDRSKAVGEHLTTGLRKIQEKHPIIGDVRGLGSMIAVEVFEKGTHTPNAAAVAQVVAKARDKGLILLSCGTYGNVLRILVPLTAEDALLDKGLTIIEECFAELA; encoded by the coding sequence ATGAGCAAGACCAACGAATCCTTGATGCAACGTCGTGTAGCCGCCGTCCCACGTGGCGTTGGCCAGATTCACCCAATCTTCGTTGAATCCGCGAAGAACTCCACGGTGATCGACGTTGAAGGCCGCGAACTGATCGACTTCGCCGGCGGCATCGCAGTACTGAACACTGGCCACCTGCACCCGAAAGTGGTTGCAGCCGTGCAAGAGCAGCTGACCAAGGTCAGCCACACCTGCTTCCAGGTGCTCGCGTACGAGCCTTACGTAGAGCTGTGCGAAAAGATCAACAAGCTGGTTCCAGGTGACTTCGACAAGAAGACCCTGCTGGTTTCCACCGGCTCTGAAGCCGTTGAAAACGCCGTCAAGATCGCCCGTGCTGCCACTGGCCGTGCTGGCGTGATCGCCTTCACCGGCGGTTACCATGGCCGCACCATGATGACCCTGGGCCTGACCGGCAAGGTCGTACCGTACTCCGCAGGCATGGGCCTGATGCCAGGCGGCATCTTCCGCGCCCTGTTCCCGAGCGAACTGCACGGTATCAGCGTTGACGACGCCATCGCTTCGGTCGAGCGCATCTTCAAGAACGACGCCGAGCCACGCGACATCGCCGCGATCATCCTCGAGCCAGTACAAGGCGAAGGCGGCTTCCTGCCAGCGCCGAAAGAGCTGATGAAGCGTCTGCGCGAGCTGTGCGACAAACACGGCATTCTGCTGATCGCCGACGAAGTGCAGACTGGCGCTGGCCGTACCGGCACCTTCTTCGCCATGGAACAGATGGGTGTTGCGCCTGACCTGACCACCTTCGCCAAATCCATTGCTGGCGGCTTCCCGCTGGCCGGTGTGTGCGGCAAGGCCGAAATCATGGACGCTATCGCCCCGGGCGGCCTGGGCGGCACCTACGCCGGTTCGCCGATCGCCTGCGCCGCTGCCTTGGCCGTTATCCAGGTGTTCGAGGAAGAAAAACTGCTGGACCGCAGCAAGGCGGTCGGTGAGCACCTCACCACTGGCCTGCGCAAGATCCAGGAAAAGCATCCGATCATTGGCGACGTCCGTGGTCTGGGCTCGATGATCGCTGTGGAAGTGTTCGAGAAGGGCACCCACACCCCGAACGCTGCTGCTGTTGCCCAAGTTGTGGCCAAAGCGCGCGACAAGGGCCTGATCCTGCTGTCGTGCGGCACCTACGGCAACGTCCTGCGTATCCTGGTTCCGCTGACCGCCGAAGACGCGCTGCTGGACAAAGGCCTGACCATCATCGAAGAGTGCTTCGCTGAACTCGCCTGA
- a CDS encoding response regulator, whose amino-acid sequence MSAADPTPPCVLIAEGDPWVREMLSEMLLSVRCDARLQVCADGTQALAALASKPDLIIAARELAGVDGLDLLRKVRVKGPGLPFILMSNRSDSASVREALPLHPTAYLSKPLNLDKLRKSLEELLLAVGEQVACPVPPLQPGTRLPAYLEQRRASADGGPLFADVQLAIKRALNPQGLNLKVLEEEVRGDPQITAVLIAAANSASLHRDAPVQTLLQALNKLGSTQSMNLILGLTLKRSARLSDPLLTQHATHYWNLSLHCAEYARSLARMLELEQERCYCAGLLHCLGDLAVLRCLQEWRLAGGELDEGRVTLSLEEFGAAFGSALRTRWRLPLSLRELIAAIYQLGGGVYSREILAMNLAGQLARLPAEQGLEKLASSKTARLLKVGLPELRRLRKVANPEGEPHADGPLDPDPSSNV is encoded by the coding sequence ATGAGTGCTGCAGACCCCACCCCACCTTGCGTATTGATTGCCGAAGGTGACCCTTGGGTAAGGGAAATGTTGAGCGAGATGCTGCTCAGCGTGCGCTGCGATGCCCGCTTGCAAGTCTGCGCCGACGGCACTCAGGCTCTTGCGGCGCTGGCCAGCAAGCCTGACCTGATCATCGCCGCCCGCGAGCTGGCCGGCGTCGATGGCCTGGACCTGCTGCGCAAGGTGCGGGTCAAAGGCCCGGGGTTGCCGTTCATTCTCATGAGCAACCGCAGCGACAGCGCCAGCGTTCGCGAAGCCTTACCACTGCACCCCACGGCTTACCTGAGCAAGCCGCTGAATCTCGATAAATTGCGCAAAAGCCTCGAAGAGCTGTTGCTGGCAGTAGGTGAGCAGGTGGCCTGCCCTGTGCCACCGTTGCAGCCTGGCACCAGGCTGCCGGCTTACCTTGAGCAGCGCCGCGCCAGTGCCGATGGCGGTCCTTTGTTCGCGGATGTACAACTGGCTATCAAGCGTGCGCTCAACCCCCAAGGCCTCAACCTCAAAGTGCTCGAAGAAGAGGTGCGTGGCGACCCGCAGATCACTGCGGTGCTGATCGCCGCTGCCAACAGCGCCAGCCTGCACCGTGACGCGCCTGTGCAGACCCTGCTGCAGGCGCTTAACAAGCTGGGCAGCACCCAGAGCATGAACTTGATCCTGGGTCTTACGCTCAAGCGCAGCGCGCGCCTGAGCGACCCCTTGCTTACACAACACGCCACGCATTACTGGAACTTGTCACTGCATTGCGCGGAATACGCCCGCTCGCTGGCACGCATGCTCGAGCTGGAGCAAGAGCGCTGCTACTGCGCCGGCCTGCTGCATTGCCTGGGTGACCTGGCGGTCTTGCGCTGCCTGCAGGAGTGGCGCCTGGCCGGGGGCGAGTTGGACGAGGGGCGGGTGACACTATCACTGGAGGAGTTCGGCGCGGCATTCGGCTCGGCCTTGCGCACCCGCTGGCGCCTGCCACTGAGCCTGCGGGAGCTGATTGCAGCGATCTACCAGTTAGGTGGTGGTGTGTATTCTCGGGAGATCCTGGCCATGAACCTGGCTGGGCAACTCGCCCGGCTGCCGGCAGAGCAAGGCCTGGAGAAGCTTGCCAGTAGCAAGACGGCGCGCTTGCTCAAGGTTGGCCTGCCAGAGCTGCGCCGGTTACGCAAGGTGGCGAATCCTGAAGGGGAGCCCCATGCCGATGGGCCGCTCGACCCGGACCCCTCCAGCAACGTTTGA
- a CDS encoding GGDEF domain-containing protein: MAKHLPPLLSGSQPPETAQTLLALLHAQGEVARLSERDQLYSSLLDSVNAVLWAFDWETRQVLYVSPAYERIFGRPASLVLADYNEWRDSIYPDDLEFAERSLAQVLLKGAVEDREYRILNASGQVRWLSDKCYINQQSEGERVIVVGIAEDITEKKQLEGELQRLATTDVLTQSSNRRHFFECARQAFDHAREDGTPLAFLLLDIDDFKRINDSYGHQEGDQVLQRIADSGKAVLRRGDQFGRIGGEEFAAIFPGCNAQAAELIAERLQREVQRLSFSHGEQTYSVTVSQGLTALTDQDTSLDDLFARADAAMYRAKRQGKNQIVHG, translated from the coding sequence ATGGCCAAACACCTTCCACCTTTGCTATCAGGTAGCCAACCTCCCGAAACTGCACAAACCTTGCTGGCCCTGCTCCACGCCCAAGGCGAAGTTGCCCGCTTGAGTGAACGCGACCAGCTCTACAGCTCACTACTGGACAGCGTCAATGCCGTGCTGTGGGCTTTTGACTGGGAAACCCGTCAAGTGCTTTATGTCAGCCCCGCCTACGAGCGCATCTTCGGCCGCCCAGCCAGCCTGGTACTGGCCGACTACAACGAGTGGCGCGACAGCATCTATCCCGATGATCTGGAATTCGCCGAGCGTAGCCTGGCCCAGGTGCTGCTTAAAGGCGCCGTGGAGGACCGGGAGTACCGTATTCTCAACGCCAGCGGGCAGGTACGCTGGCTGAGCGATAAGTGCTACATCAATCAACAGAGCGAAGGTGAGCGGGTCATCGTCGTTGGTATTGCTGAAGACATCACCGAAAAGAAGCAATTGGAAGGCGAACTGCAGCGCCTGGCTACCACCGATGTGCTGACCCAGAGCAGCAACCGCCGGCATTTCTTCGAGTGTGCCCGACAAGCGTTCGATCACGCCCGAGAGGACGGCACACCTTTGGCCTTTCTGCTGTTGGACATCGACGACTTCAAGCGTATCAACGACAGTTACGGCCATCAGGAAGGCGACCAGGTGCTCCAGCGCATCGCCGACAGCGGCAAAGCCGTTCTACGCCGGGGGGACCAGTTCGGGCGTATCGGGGGTGAGGAGTTCGCCGCCATCTTCCCAGGTTGCAATGCACAAGCTGCCGAGCTCATTGCTGAGCGCCTGCAGCGAGAGGTCCAACGGCTGAGTTTCAGCCACGGCGAACAGACCTATAGCGTCACGGTAAGCCAAGGATTGACCGCCCTGACCGATCAAGACACCTCGCTGGACGACCTGTTCGCCCGTGCCGATGCCGCTATGTACCGCGCCAAGCGGCAGGGCAAGAATCAGATCGTTCACGGCTGA
- the desA gene encoding delta-9 fatty acid desaturase DesA, translated as MWYNGLLDLSAWQLVGVTLLMTHVTIISVTLYLHRYSAHRALELNGALKHFFRFWLWLTTAQNTREWTAVHRKHHAKCETPDDPHSPVYKGLGTVLRKGAELYREEARNPETLRIYGKNCPQDWVERNLYSRFKFGGIVLMAIIDLLLFGTAGITVWAVQMMWIPFWAAGVVNGLGHAVGYRNFECRDAATNLVPWGIVIGGEELHNNHHTYPNSAKLSVKRWEFDMGWAWIRLFCLLRLAKVQRVAPIAHRVEGKASLDMDTAMAILNNRFQIMAQYRKLVIAPLVKQELAKVDESVRHRFRRAKRLLSRETSLLEDRHHLRIEGMLAHSQALKTIYEKRLALQQIWARTSANGHDMLAAMKDWVHEAEASGIHALRDFAAQLKTYSLRPTGA; from the coding sequence ATGTGGTACAACGGTTTGCTCGACTTGTCGGCCTGGCAACTGGTTGGCGTCACCCTGCTGATGACCCACGTGACCATCATCAGCGTCACTCTCTACCTGCACCGCTACTCCGCCCACCGTGCGCTGGAGCTTAACGGCGCGCTCAAGCACTTCTTCCGCTTCTGGCTGTGGCTGACCACAGCGCAGAACACCCGTGAGTGGACCGCCGTTCACCGCAAGCACCACGCCAAGTGCGAAACCCCGGACGACCCACACAGCCCCGTATACAAGGGCCTTGGTACGGTGCTGCGCAAAGGCGCCGAACTCTACCGCGAAGAGGCCCGCAACCCTGAAACGCTGCGCATCTATGGCAAAAATTGCCCGCAGGATTGGGTCGAGCGCAACCTTTACTCACGCTTCAAATTCGGCGGCATCGTGCTGATGGCCATCATCGACCTGCTGCTGTTCGGCACCGCTGGCATCACCGTCTGGGCGGTGCAGATGATGTGGATTCCGTTCTGGGCCGCAGGCGTGGTCAATGGCTTGGGCCACGCGGTGGGCTACCGCAATTTCGAATGCCGCGACGCCGCCACCAACCTGGTGCCGTGGGGCATCGTCATCGGTGGCGAAGAGCTGCACAACAACCATCACACCTACCCCAACTCGGCCAAGCTTTCCGTCAAGCGCTGGGAGTTCGACATGGGCTGGGCCTGGATTCGTCTGTTCTGCCTGCTGCGCCTGGCCAAGGTTCAGCGCGTGGCGCCCATCGCCCACAGGGTCGAGGGCAAGGCCAGCCTGGACATGGACACTGCCATGGCCATCCTCAATAACCGGTTCCAGATCATGGCCCAGTACCGCAAGCTGGTGATCGCCCCGCTGGTCAAGCAAGAGCTGGCAAAAGTCGATGAGTCTGTCCGCCATCGCTTTCGCCGTGCCAAGCGCCTGCTGTCCCGTGAAACCAGCCTGCTGGAAGACCGTCACCACCTGCGTATCGAGGGCATGCTCGCCCATAGTCAGGCGCTGAAGACCATCTATGAGAAGCGGCTCGCCCTGCAACAGATCTGGGCGCGCACCAGCGCCAATGGTCACGACATGTTGGCCGCAATGAAAGATTGGGTACACGAGGCCGAGGCCAGTGGTATTCATGCCCTGCGCGACTTCGCAGCACAGCTTAAAACCTACTCCCTGCGCCCCACTGGCGCCTGA
- the dibA gene encoding phosphodiesterase DibA, which produces MSVSVRDALRMAALYVVLSFLWLVLAEVVLRSMTDDPLALTVGRQINVVVWVLVSALLIFVTRARLLNFIGVGARLRSEDRERLRMAAAVFDSTLEGVLVTDRHGLIVHVNRAFMQITGYQQEEVLGQRPSKFKSGRHDAAFYQQIYGALAEKGEWSGEIWNRRKSGEIYPQWQTISAIRDEHGELSHYVAVFSDISAIKHTEQELAYLAHHDPLTGLPNRLLFNDRARQALAAAQANKRGCALLLLDLDHFQSINDGLGHTIGDQLLKLVGERLGQAVGSSVTLARLGGDEFGVLAENCQQVGQAGKLAQGIIERMREPFEFDGHRLFISASVGISLFPSDALSAEQLLRNADSALFKAKSSGRACYALYTEELTAHAQHRVETASELRRALAKDELRVFFQPVHDLFTARMVGVEALVRWQHPQRGLVPPGEFIPIAERTGLIAEIDAWVLREACLQMVHWQAQGRSLEFVAVNISSRLFGQRELYRQVADVLHQTGLDPALLELEVTESAVMEDPEVALEQLHRLRELGLNLAIDDFGTGYSSLLRLKRMPVQKLKIDQGFVAGLPLDDDDIAIVRVIIALARSMGMQVHAEGIEEAEQARFLLEQQCQLGQGYWFGRPVPAGDLRWG; this is translated from the coding sequence ATGTCTGTTTCCGTTCGCGACGCCTTGCGCATGGCCGCGCTGTATGTGGTGCTCTCGTTCCTTTGGCTGGTGTTGGCCGAGGTGGTCCTGCGCAGTATGACTGACGACCCGCTTGCGTTAACCGTGGGCCGGCAGATCAATGTAGTGGTGTGGGTGCTGGTCAGCGCCCTGCTGATCTTCGTGACCCGCGCCCGTCTGCTCAACTTCATCGGCGTCGGCGCGCGCCTGCGCAGCGAGGACCGCGAGCGCCTGCGCATGGCTGCAGCTGTGTTCGACAGTACACTGGAAGGCGTACTGGTTACCGACCGTCACGGCCTGATCGTGCATGTCAATCGTGCCTTCATGCAGATCACTGGGTACCAGCAGGAGGAAGTGCTCGGCCAGCGCCCCAGCAAGTTCAAGTCTGGGCGCCATGACGCGGCGTTCTACCAACAAATCTACGGGGCGCTGGCAGAAAAGGGCGAGTGGAGCGGTGAGATCTGGAACCGCCGCAAAAGCGGCGAAATCTACCCGCAATGGCAGACCATCAGCGCCATTCGCGATGAGCATGGTGAGCTGAGTCATTATGTGGCGGTGTTCAGCGACATCAGTGCCATCAAACATACCGAACAGGAACTCGCTTACCTGGCCCACCATGACCCGCTCACCGGGTTGCCCAATCGGTTGCTGTTCAACGACCGTGCCCGGCAGGCCCTGGCCGCGGCGCAGGCCAACAAGCGAGGCTGCGCGCTGCTGTTGCTCGATTTGGATCACTTTCAGAGCATCAACGATGGCCTTGGCCACACCATCGGCGACCAGTTGCTCAAGCTGGTTGGCGAGCGCCTGGGCCAGGCCGTGGGCAGCAGCGTTACCCTGGCGCGTCTGGGCGGCGACGAGTTCGGGGTGCTGGCCGAGAACTGCCAGCAGGTAGGGCAAGCTGGCAAGCTGGCCCAAGGCATCATCGAGCGCATGCGCGAACCTTTCGAGTTCGACGGCCACCGGCTGTTCATCAGTGCCAGCGTGGGTATCAGCCTGTTCCCCAGCGATGCGCTGAGCGCCGAGCAGCTGTTGCGCAATGCCGATTCGGCACTGTTCAAGGCCAAGAGCAGTGGCCGTGCCTGCTATGCGTTGTACACGGAGGAGCTGACCGCGCACGCACAGCACCGTGTCGAAACCGCCAGTGAACTGCGCCGGGCCTTGGCCAAGGATGAGCTGCGGGTGTTTTTCCAACCGGTGCATGACCTGTTCACGGCAAGGATGGTCGGGGTCGAGGCGCTGGTTCGCTGGCAGCATCCGCAGCGCGGGTTGGTGCCGCCTGGGGAGTTCATTCCGATCGCCGAGCGCACTGGGCTGATTGCCGAGATCGATGCCTGGGTACTGCGTGAAGCATGCCTGCAGATGGTGCATTGGCAGGCCCAGGGGCGATCGCTGGAATTCGTTGCCGTAAATATCTCTAGCCGCTTGTTCGGCCAGCGTGAGTTGTACAGGCAGGTTGCCGATGTGCTCCACCAAACCGGCTTGGACCCGGCCTTGCTGGAACTGGAGGTGACCGAAAGTGCGGTGATGGAAGACCCGGAGGTGGCCCTTGAACAACTGCATCGCTTGCGTGAGCTGGGCTTGAACCTGGCCATCGATGACTTCGGTACAGGCTATTCGTCGCTGCTGCGGCTCAAGCGCATGCCCGTGCAAAAGCTCAAGATCGACCAAGGTTTCGTGGCTGGCCTGCCGTTGGACGATGATGACATTGCGATCGTGCGGGTGATCATCGCCCTTGCGCGGAGCATGGGCATGCAAGTGCATGCTGAAGGCATCGAAGAGGCCGAGCAGGCGCGGTTCCTGTTGGAGCAGCAGTGCCAACTGGGGCAGGGGTACTGGTTCGGCCGGCCGGTCCCGGCTGGCGATCTGCGCTGGGGTTGA
- a CDS encoding methionine ABC transporter permease, giving the protein MWFDRLLQGLLDTLLMVGVSSLIALLLGVPLAVLLVTSDKGGIYQAPLLNRVLGGFVNLFRSIPFLILMVALIPFTRLVVGTTYGVWAAVVPLTIAATPFFARIAEVSLREVDHGLVEAAQAMGCRRWHIVWHVLLPEALPGIIGGFTVTLVTLINSSAMAGAIGAGGLGDIAYRYGYQRFDSQIMLTVIAMLVALVALIQLGGDRLAKGLNKR; this is encoded by the coding sequence ATGTGGTTTGATCGCTTGCTGCAAGGGCTGCTCGACACGCTATTGATGGTGGGCGTGTCTTCATTGATCGCGCTGCTGCTGGGTGTGCCGCTGGCAGTACTGCTGGTCACCAGCGATAAAGGCGGTATCTACCAGGCACCGTTGCTCAATCGCGTGCTGGGTGGCTTCGTCAACCTGTTCCGCTCCATCCCATTCCTGATCTTGATGGTCGCGCTGATCCCCTTCACTCGGCTGGTGGTAGGCACTACCTACGGCGTCTGGGCAGCCGTGGTACCGCTGACCATCGCTGCCACACCTTTCTTCGCGCGCATTGCCGAGGTAAGCCTGCGCGAGGTCGATCATGGTCTGGTGGAAGCCGCCCAGGCCATGGGTTGCCGGCGCTGGCACATCGTTTGGCATGTGCTGCTGCCTGAGGCGCTGCCGGGGATCATCGGCGGGTTCACTGTCACGCTGGTAACGCTGATCAACTCTTCGGCCATGGCCGGGGCGATTGGCGCAGGCGGGCTGGGGGACATCGCCTATCGCTACGGGTATCAGCGTTTCGACAGCCAGATCATGTTGACCGTGATCGCCATGCTGGTGGCTTTGGTGGCACTGATACAACTGGGTGGGGACAGGCTGGCGAAAGGGTTGAACAAGCGTTGA
- a CDS encoding methionine ABC transporter ATP-binding protein has protein sequence MSQANALRAPTAQPSPAPATQHALRPELDQAHVRFIGLGKTYPGQQQPALQGIDLNIRRGEIFGIIGRSGAGKSSLLRTINRLEQPSQGRVLIDQIDIAPFDEERLVALRRRIGMIFQHFNLMSAKTVWQNVELPLKVAGVAKAERQRKVRELLALVGLQDKHQVYPAQLSGGQKQRVGIARALVHDPDILLCDEATSALDPETTASILQLLRDINLRLGLTVVLITHEMAVIRDICHRVVVLEQGAVVEQGEVWRVFGSPRHEVTRTLLAPLQTKLPAALQASLRADPVGQDSAVVLKLTLLGEPALSELFADLGGRVRLLQGGVQTIGTHALGQLILSVQGSVHDTQQLLDRARCWAENVEVLGHVV, from the coding sequence ATGAGCCAGGCCAATGCGCTCAGGGCGCCAACTGCTCAACCATCACCAGCCCCGGCCACCCAGCACGCCCTGCGACCTGAGCTCGACCAGGCCCACGTGCGCTTCATCGGGCTGGGTAAGACCTACCCCGGCCAGCAGCAACCTGCCCTGCAGGGCATCGACCTGAATATCCGCCGAGGTGAGATCTTTGGCATCATCGGCCGCAGCGGCGCGGGCAAGTCATCGTTGCTGCGCACCATCAACCGCCTGGAACAGCCAAGCCAGGGCCGCGTGCTGATCGACCAGATCGATATCGCACCCTTCGACGAAGAACGCCTGGTGGCGCTGCGTCGGCGCATCGGCATGATTTTCCAACACTTCAACCTGATGTCGGCCAAGACCGTGTGGCAGAACGTGGAGCTGCCCCTGAAAGTCGCGGGCGTGGCGAAGGCCGAGCGTCAGCGTAAGGTCCGCGAGCTGCTTGCGCTGGTTGGCCTGCAAGACAAACATCAGGTTTACCCGGCCCAGCTGTCCGGAGGCCAGAAGCAGCGGGTTGGCATCGCCAGGGCACTGGTGCATGACCCCGATATTCTATTGTGCGATGAGGCTACCTCGGCGCTTGACCCCGAAACCACGGCGTCCATCCTCCAGTTGCTGCGCGACATCAACCTGCGCCTGGGCCTGACGGTGGTGCTGATCACCCATGAAATGGCCGTGATCCGTGATATCTGCCATCGCGTGGTGGTGCTGGAGCAGGGAGCTGTGGTGGAACAGGGCGAAGTCTGGCGGGTGTTCGGCAGCCCCCGCCACGAGGTCACTCGTACCCTGCTTGCACCGTTGCAGACCAAGCTGCCTGCTGCGTTACAGGCAAGCCTGCGGGCCGATCCAGTGGGTCAAGACAGCGCCGTGGTGCTCAAACTGACCCTGCTTGGCGAACCTGCCCTGTCGGAGCTGTTCGCCGACCTGGGCGGGCGTGTGCGCCTGCTCCAAGGTGGCGTGCAAACCATTGGCACGCATGCGCTTGGCCAACTGATCCTGTCTGTTCAGGGCTCGGTGCATGACACCCAGCAATTGCTCGACCGTGCACGGTGCTGGGCCGAGAACGTGGAGGTACTGGGCCATGTGGTTTGA
- a CDS encoding MetQ/NlpA family ABC transporter substrate-binding protein, with amino-acid sequence MLEKLIRPVAAFAISLSLATSAVAGESLKIGTTAAFAIPLEAAVEEAHKQGLEVKLIEFSDWIAPNVSLNSGDIDVNYFQHIPFLENAKAAAGFNLVPYAPGIINNVGLYSKRYKSFAQLPEGASVAIANDPINSGRGLQLLAKAGLITLKPGVGYKATEDDIIANPKKLKILQVEAVQLVRAYDDADLVQGYPAYIRLANSFDATSALLFDGLENKEYVIQFVIRPQSKDDPRLAKFVDIYQHSPAVRAALNKAHGSLYQAGWEG; translated from the coding sequence ATGCTTGAAAAATTGATCCGGCCCGTCGCGGCCTTTGCCATCAGCTTGAGTCTGGCCACCAGTGCCGTGGCTGGCGAATCACTTAAGATCGGCACCACCGCCGCCTTTGCCATCCCGCTGGAGGCAGCGGTGGAAGAGGCACACAAACAAGGCCTGGAAGTGAAGCTGATCGAATTCAGCGACTGGATCGCGCCGAATGTCAGCCTCAACAGCGGCGATATCGACGTCAACTACTTCCAGCACATTCCCTTTCTGGAAAACGCCAAGGCTGCAGCCGGTTTCAACCTGGTGCCCTATGCACCCGGCATCATCAACAACGTCGGCCTGTATTCCAAGCGCTACAAAAGCTTCGCGCAACTGCCCGAAGGGGCAAGCGTGGCCATCGCCAACGACCCGATCAACAGCGGCCGCGGCTTGCAGCTGCTGGCCAAGGCTGGCTTGATCACCTTGAAACCGGGCGTGGGTTACAAGGCCACTGAAGACGACATCATCGCCAACCCCAAGAAGTTGAAGATCCTACAAGTCGAAGCCGTGCAACTGGTGCGCGCCTACGATGATGCCGATCTGGTCCAGGGCTACCCGGCCTACATCCGCCTGGCCAACAGTTTCGACGCCACCTCGGCACTGCTTTTCGATGGCCTTGAAAACAAGGAATACGTGATTCAGTTCGTCATCCGCCCGCAAAGCAAAGACGACCCTCGCCTGGCCAAGTTCGTGGATATCTACCAGCACTCGCCAGCGGTACGTGCGGCGCTGAACAAAGCCCACGGCAGCCTGTATCAAGCCGGCTGGGAGGGCTGA
- a CDS encoding LLM class flavin-dependent oxidoreductase → MAKQILLNAFNMNCIGHINHGLWTHPRDTSTQYKTLAYWTDLARLLERGLFDGLFIADIVGTYDIYGNSVDVPLKESIQLPVNDPLLLVSAMAAVTRHLGFGLTANLTYEAPYLFARRLSTLDHLSNGRVGWNIVTGYLDSAARAMGLAQQPEHDRRYDQADEYLQVLYQLLEGSWADDAVVSDRKRRVYAEPSKVRKVRHQGEFYTVEGYHLCEPSPQRTPVLFQAGSSPRGLAFAGNHAECVFISGQSKAATRAQVDKVRAAAQAAGRSAQAVKVFMGITVIVAPTEQQAQAKYAEYLQHASAEAGVAHFAASTGIDFASYGLDEPIGASKGNAIQSATRQLQENVWTRRQLLQQHALGGRYVTLVGAPDQIAEQLIAWIDETGLDGFNLTRTVTPESYEDFIELVVPQLQQRGRYKTAYADGTLREKLFESDHPYLPAEHPGSTYRNPPIVSPTGALHHA, encoded by the coding sequence ATGGCCAAGCAGATCCTGCTCAATGCCTTCAACATGAACTGCATTGGGCACATCAACCACGGCCTGTGGACCCACCCACGGGACACCTCGACCCAGTACAAGACCCTGGCCTACTGGACCGATCTGGCGCGCCTGCTGGAGCGTGGGCTGTTCGACGGTTTGTTCATCGCCGATATCGTCGGCACCTATGACATTTACGGCAACTCCGTCGACGTGCCGCTGAAAGAGTCGATCCAGTTGCCGGTCAACGACCCGCTGCTGCTGGTATCGGCCATGGCCGCGGTCACACGCCACCTGGGCTTCGGCCTGACCGCCAACCTGACCTACGAAGCCCCTTACCTGTTCGCTCGGCGCCTCTCCACCCTCGACCACCTGAGCAATGGCCGGGTCGGCTGGAACATCGTCACCGGGTACCTCGACAGCGCCGCCCGCGCCATGGGCCTGGCGCAACAGCCCGAGCACGACCGCCGTTACGACCAGGCCGACGAATATTTGCAGGTGCTCTACCAACTGCTCGAAGGTAGCTGGGCGGACGATGCCGTGGTCAGCGACCGCAAACGCCGGGTGTACGCAGAGCCGAGCAAAGTGCGCAAGGTGCGCCACCAAGGCGAGTTCTACACGGTCGAGGGCTACCACTTGTGCGAGCCCTCGCCACAGCGCACGCCGGTACTGTTCCAGGCAGGCAGCTCCCCGCGTGGCCTGGCGTTTGCCGGCAACCATGCCGAATGCGTGTTCATCAGTGGCCAGAGCAAAGCCGCCACCCGCGCCCAGGTCGACAAGGTGCGTGCGGCCGCCCAGGCTGCCGGCCGCAGCGCCCAGGCAGTGAAGGTGTTCATGGGCATCACGGTGATCGTGGCGCCTACCGAGCAACAGGCTCAGGCCAAATACGCCGAATACCTGCAACACGCCAGCGCCGAAGCCGGTGTTGCCCATTTTGCGGCCTCGACCGGCATCGACTTTGCCAGCTACGGGCTGGACGAGCCGATCGGCGCCAGCAAAGGCAATGCTATTCAGTCGGCCACCCGGCAATTGCAGGAAAACGTCTGGACCCGCCGCCAGCTGTTGCAACAGCACGCCTTGGGCGGACGCTATGTGACGCTGGTCGGTGCCCCGGACCAGATTGCGGAGCAACTGATTGCCTGGATCGACGAAACCGGCCTGGACGGTTTCAACCTGACCCGCACCGTGACCCCGGAAAGCTATGAAGACTTCATCGAGCTGGTGGTCCCCCAGTTGCAGCAACGCGGCCGCTACAAAACCGCCTACGCCGACGGCACCCTGCGCGAAAAGCTGTTCGAAAGCGATCACCCGTACCTGCCCGCCGAGCACCCAGGTTCCACCTACCGCAACCCACCTATCGTCAGCCCGACTGGAGCCCTGCACCATGCTTGA